In one Kitasatospora cineracea genomic region, the following are encoded:
- a CDS encoding glycosyltransferase family 2 protein yields MNTKAAEELPAVSVIMPVLNEERHLRTAVRRILEQEYAGELEVVIALGPSADRTDAIAAELAAEDPRVRTVPNPTGRTPAGLNAAIRASRHPVVVRVDGHGLLTPGYIATAVRLLDEMDAANVGGIMHAEGETDWEHAVAAAMTSKIGVGNAAFHTGGLAGPAETVYLGAFRREVLEQQGGYNEEFIRAQDWELNYRIRQAGGLVWFTPQLQVTYRPRPSVRALAKQYKDYGRWRRVVTRYHRGSVNLRYLAPPTALLAVLAGLVLGAALHPAFLLLPAGYAAAIVLGSLRSTGLSSKQHLLLPLALGTMHMSWGFGFLTSPRRLARTVIASTAPAPIDPKPTPTP; encoded by the coding sequence ATGAACACCAAGGCTGCTGAGGAGCTGCCGGCGGTCTCCGTGATCATGCCGGTGCTCAACGAGGAACGTCACCTGCGCACCGCCGTCCGCCGCATCCTGGAGCAGGAGTACGCCGGTGAGCTGGAGGTGGTGATCGCCCTGGGCCCGTCCGCGGACCGGACCGACGCGATCGCCGCCGAACTCGCCGCCGAGGACCCGCGGGTGCGCACCGTCCCCAATCCGACCGGCCGCACCCCGGCCGGCCTGAACGCGGCGATCCGGGCCAGCCGCCACCCCGTGGTGGTCCGGGTCGACGGCCACGGACTGCTGACGCCCGGTTACATCGCCACCGCCGTCCGCCTGCTCGACGAGATGGACGCCGCCAACGTCGGCGGCATCATGCACGCCGAGGGCGAGACCGACTGGGAGCACGCCGTCGCCGCCGCGATGACCTCGAAGATCGGCGTCGGCAACGCGGCCTTCCACACCGGCGGCCTGGCCGGCCCCGCCGAGACGGTCTACCTCGGGGCGTTCCGCCGCGAGGTGCTGGAGCAGCAGGGCGGCTACAACGAGGAGTTCATCCGGGCCCAGGACTGGGAGCTCAACTACCGCATCCGCCAGGCCGGCGGCCTGGTCTGGTTCACCCCGCAGCTCCAGGTCACCTACCGGCCGCGGCCGAGCGTGCGCGCGCTGGCCAAGCAGTACAAGGACTACGGTCGTTGGCGCCGGGTGGTCACCCGCTACCACCGCGGCTCGGTCAACCTGCGCTACCTGGCCCCGCCGACCGCCCTGCTCGCCGTGCTGGCCGGCCTGGTGCTCGGCGCCGCGCTGCACCCGGCGTTCCTGCTGCTGCCGGCCGGCTACGCCGCGGCGATCGTCCTCGGCAGCCTGCGCAGCACCGGGCTGTCGTCCAAGCAGCACCTGCTGCTCCCGCTGGCCCTCGGCACCATGCACATGAGCTGGGGCTTCGGCTTCCTCACCTCCCCGCGCCGGCTGGCCCGCACGGTGATCGCCTCCACCGCGCCCGCCCCGATCGACCCGAAGCCCACCCCCACCCCCTGA